A single region of the Halopiger xanaduensis SH-6 genome encodes:
- a CDS encoding LLM class oxidoreductase, which translates to MPTRGHANAGYRRLFEADGLTFGAGFPITGANRSTPDVNGEVHLAKRAEELGFAGLWARDVPTYWPQFGDAGQTFDTWPWLSHVAAHTDEVALGTSSVVLTLRHPIHVAKSAATVDRLSDGRLVLGVASGDRDPEYPAFDVDREARGEVFRERFEAVRTLWREEFPDLEGEWGSLDGQLEVVPKPTTETIPMLPTGNARQTREWIAEHGDGWLFYHLPERTLEGYLEDWRADAGDKPYAMAVRAELADDPAAQPEQLHLGYRAGVEWFRDYFRRLEEYGVDHVIVGLENEDSERALERFADEVVEPLS; encoded by the coding sequence ATGCCGACTCGAGGACACGCGAACGCCGGCTATCGACGCTTGTTCGAGGCGGACGGGCTAACCTTCGGCGCCGGATTTCCGATCACGGGCGCGAACCGGTCGACGCCGGACGTCAACGGGGAAGTCCACCTCGCGAAACGCGCGGAGGAATTGGGCTTCGCCGGGCTCTGGGCGCGCGACGTGCCGACCTACTGGCCGCAGTTCGGCGACGCGGGACAGACGTTCGACACGTGGCCGTGGCTCTCCCACGTCGCCGCCCACACCGACGAGGTAGCACTGGGTACCTCGAGCGTCGTCCTGACGCTCCGCCATCCGATCCACGTCGCGAAATCGGCCGCGACGGTCGACCGGCTCTCGGACGGGCGGCTCGTCCTCGGGGTCGCCTCGGGCGACCGCGATCCCGAGTACCCGGCCTTCGACGTCGACCGCGAGGCGCGCGGCGAGGTGTTTCGTGAACGATTCGAAGCCGTCCGGACACTCTGGCGCGAGGAGTTCCCCGATCTCGAGGGCGAGTGGGGCTCGCTCGACGGGCAACTCGAGGTCGTTCCGAAGCCCACGACGGAGACCATACCGATGCTGCCGACCGGAAACGCCCGCCAGACCCGGGAGTGGATCGCCGAGCACGGCGACGGCTGGCTCTTCTACCACCTCCCCGAGCGGACGCTCGAGGGCTACCTCGAGGACTGGCGCGCCGACGCGGGCGACAAGCCCTACGCGATGGCCGTTCGCGCCGAGTTGGCCGACGATCCCGCGGCGCAACCCGAGCAGTTACACCTCGGCTATCGGGCCGGCGTCGAGTGGTTCCGCGACTACTTCCGGCGCCTCGAGGAGTACGGCGTCGACCACGTCATCGTCGGCCTCGAGAACGAGGACAGCGAGCGCGCGCTCGAGCGGTTCGCGGACGAGGTCGTCGAGCCGCTGTCGTAG
- a CDS encoding M42 family peptidase, with the protein MESTARDFLVDLLETPSPSGYETRGQRVWLEYVDQFADEVRTDDYGNAIAVHEGEADAPEIALTGHADEIGFIVRSIDENGFVRPGPIGGSDPSISRGQHVTIHAADGPVDGVVGQTAIHLREDDDEPEVSDLWIDIGAESEEEASERLEIGDPITFSSTVSWLSETRLAARGIDNRVGTWAAAEGFRAAVEAGAEATVYAVSTVQEEVGVKGAQMVGFDLQPDAAVVVDVGHAVDYPSAPSGKTSQMGLGEGPALGRGSSNHPVLFDALRSVADDRGIDVQVEALGRGTGTDADGFFTAAGGIPSQVVSVPNRYMHTPVELIDTDDLEGVAALLGGFASNAAEFAPFTVEI; encoded by the coding sequence ATGGAATCGACAGCGCGCGACTTTCTCGTCGACCTGCTCGAGACGCCTTCCCCGTCGGGGTACGAAACGCGCGGCCAGCGCGTCTGGCTCGAGTACGTCGACCAGTTCGCGGACGAGGTACGGACGGACGACTACGGCAACGCCATCGCCGTACACGAGGGCGAGGCCGACGCCCCCGAGATCGCCCTGACCGGCCACGCCGACGAGATCGGCTTTATCGTCCGGTCGATCGACGAGAACGGCTTCGTCAGGCCGGGGCCCATCGGCGGCAGCGACCCGTCGATCTCTCGAGGCCAGCACGTGACGATCCACGCTGCGGACGGACCCGTCGACGGGGTCGTCGGCCAGACGGCGATCCACCTCCGCGAGGACGACGACGAACCCGAGGTGTCGGACCTCTGGATCGACATCGGCGCCGAAAGCGAGGAGGAGGCAAGCGAGCGCCTCGAGATCGGCGACCCGATCACGTTCTCTTCGACGGTGTCGTGGCTCTCGGAGACGCGCCTCGCCGCCCGCGGCATCGACAACCGCGTCGGGACGTGGGCCGCCGCCGAGGGCTTTCGGGCGGCTGTCGAAGCCGGAGCCGAGGCGACCGTCTACGCCGTTTCGACCGTTCAGGAGGAAGTCGGCGTCAAGGGCGCGCAGATGGTCGGCTTCGACCTCCAGCCGGACGCCGCCGTCGTCGTCGACGTCGGCCACGCGGTCGACTACCCCTCCGCGCCGAGCGGGAAGACGAGTCAAATGGGCCTCGGCGAGGGCCCGGCGCTCGGCCGCGGCAGTTCGAACCACCCGGTCCTCTTCGACGCCCTCCGTTCGGTCGCCGACGATCGCGGGATCGACGTGCAGGTCGAAGCGCTCGGCCGCGGCACGGGGACGGACGCCGACGGCTTCTTCACCGCCGCGGGCGGGATCCCGTCGCAGGTCGTCAGCGTCCCCAACCGGTACATGCACACGCCCGTGGAACTGATCGACACCGACGACCTCGAGGGCGTGGCGGCGCTGCTCGGCGGCTTCGCGAGCAACGCCGCGGAGTTCGCGCCGTTCACCGTCGAGATCTGA
- a CDS encoding aconitate hydratase: MGQTLTEKVLDDHLVDGELETGEEIGIEIDQVLTQDTTGTMVWLQFEAMGLDEVQTEIAAQYCDHQTYQFDFKNTDDHRFLRSAAGKYGAYFSRPGNGICHNVHRENFAAPGKTLLGSDSHTPTPGGLGQLAIGAGGIDVTVAMGGAPYYIEMPEIVNVRLEGELPEWATAKDVILELLRRLSVKGGVGKILEYTGPGVESLTAPERMTITNMGTELGATSSIFPTDEQTKDYLERLDRADDFEEIQPDEDAEYDDEIVVDLSDLEPLIAQPSMPDNVVPVSEVAGQDVDQVIVGSCTNGGYEDILPGAKMLEGREVDKKTDMIVAPGSKQASEMLARQGWVAEMMAAGVNFSEATCGACIGIGHVPASDSVSLRTFNRNFEGRSGIEDDNVYLCSPEVATAAAIKGEIVDPRDLADELGDLEAPGVELPDEYDGSKTDLISPDEAVDDELVKGPNIGDVPLKDQLDADIEGEALLKMEDNITTDHIIPATQDILMYRSNIEKLSEFTLSRVDDTFAERAKNADGGFLVAGENYGQGSSREHAAMCPMYLGIEGVLAQSFARIHRANLFNFGIVPLTIDEDTYENIDQGDEIEIVDDVYEGVTSGQEEFTVRVNGEDEYTAVLDASERERDILAAGGKLAWTKEQAEESGSGAAPADD; this comes from the coding sequence ATGGGACAGACTCTCACCGAAAAGGTTCTCGACGACCACCTCGTCGACGGCGAACTCGAGACCGGCGAGGAAATCGGGATCGAGATCGACCAGGTGCTCACCCAGGACACGACCGGCACGATGGTCTGGCTCCAGTTCGAAGCGATGGGACTGGACGAAGTCCAGACCGAAATCGCCGCTCAGTACTGCGACCACCAGACCTACCAGTTCGACTTCAAAAACACCGACGACCACCGCTTCCTGCGATCTGCGGCCGGCAAATACGGCGCGTACTTCTCTCGCCCCGGTAACGGTATCTGCCACAACGTCCACCGCGAGAACTTCGCGGCGCCCGGCAAGACGCTGCTGGGTTCGGACTCCCACACGCCGACCCCCGGCGGGCTCGGCCAGCTGGCGATCGGCGCCGGCGGGATCGACGTCACCGTCGCCATGGGCGGCGCACCGTACTACATCGAGATGCCCGAGATCGTCAACGTCCGCCTCGAGGGCGAACTCCCCGAGTGGGCCACCGCGAAGGACGTCATCCTCGAGCTGCTGCGCCGACTCAGCGTCAAGGGCGGCGTCGGCAAGATCCTCGAGTACACCGGCCCCGGTGTCGAGTCGCTCACCGCGCCCGAGCGCATGACCATCACCAACATGGGCACCGAGCTCGGCGCGACCTCGTCGATCTTCCCGACCGACGAGCAGACCAAAGACTACCTCGAGCGCCTCGACCGCGCCGACGACTTCGAGGAGATTCAGCCCGACGAGGACGCCGAGTACGACGACGAGATCGTCGTCGACCTCTCGGACCTCGAACCGCTGATCGCCCAGCCGTCGATGCCCGACAACGTCGTCCCCGTCAGCGAGGTCGCCGGCCAGGACGTCGACCAGGTCATCGTCGGCTCCTGTACCAACGGCGGCTACGAGGACATCCTCCCCGGCGCGAAGATGCTCGAGGGCCGCGAGGTCGACAAGAAGACCGACATGATCGTCGCCCCCGGCTCCAAGCAGGCCTCCGAGATGCTCGCCCGCCAGGGCTGGGTCGCGGAGATGATGGCCGCCGGCGTCAACTTCTCCGAAGCCACCTGCGGCGCCTGTATCGGCATCGGTCACGTGCCCGCCAGCGACTCCGTCTCGCTGCGGACGTTCAACCGTAACTTCGAGGGCCGCTCCGGCATCGAAGACGACAACGTCTACCTCTGTTCGCCGGAGGTCGCCACCGCGGCGGCCATCAAGGGCGAAATCGTCGACCCCCGAGACCTCGCCGACGAACTCGGCGACCTCGAGGCGCCCGGCGTCGAGCTTCCCGACGAGTACGACGGCTCGAAGACGGACCTCATCTCGCCGGACGAGGCCGTCGACGACGAACTCGTCAAGGGCCCGAACATCGGCGACGTCCCGCTGAAGGACCAGCTGGACGCGGACATCGAGGGCGAGGCCCTCCTGAAGATGGAGGACAACATCACGACCGACCACATCATTCCTGCGACGCAGGACATCCTGATGTACCGGTCGAACATCGAGAAGCTCTCGGAGTTCACCCTCAGCCGCGTCGACGACACCTTCGCCGAGCGCGCCAAGAACGCCGACGGCGGCTTCCTCGTCGCCGGCGAGAACTACGGCCAGGGCTCCTCGCGAGAGCACGCCGCGATGTGTCCGATGTACCTCGGTATCGAGGGCGTCCTCGCACAGAGCTTCGCGCGTATCCACCGCGCGAACCTCTTTAACTTCGGCATCGTGCCGCTGACGATCGACGAGGACACCTACGAGAACATCGACCAGGGCGACGAGATCGAGATCGTCGACGACGTCTACGAGGGCGTCACCTCCGGCCAGGAGGAGTTCACCGTCCGCGTCAACGGCGAGGACGAGTACACGGCGGTTCTCGACGCCTCCGAACGCGAGCGCGACATCCTCGCGGCCGGCGGCAAGCTCGCCTGGACGAAGGAACAGGCCGAGGAGAGCGGCAGCGGCGCCGCGCCCGCCGACGACTGA
- a CDS encoding deoxyuridine 5'-triphosphate nucleotidohydrolase codes for MFRSGAFVAEHVSPTTDEQVQPNGVDLTLDIVFEQLEPGRIGRDGKQIGDRVARPLEELEQKDPDTYYLPKGAYVARYGERIEIPEGHIGFVYPRSSLMRNSCMLNTAVWDAGYEGRGEGLLQVHHDVEIARGARIAQLVLAEADHEDVYDGSYQGENLE; via the coding sequence ATGTTCCGTTCCGGTGCGTTCGTCGCCGAGCACGTCTCGCCGACGACCGACGAGCAAGTCCAACCCAACGGCGTCGACCTCACGCTCGACATCGTCTTCGAGCAGTTAGAGCCGGGTCGCATCGGCCGCGACGGCAAGCAGATCGGCGACCGCGTCGCCCGCCCGCTCGAGGAACTCGAGCAGAAAGACCCCGACACGTACTACCTCCCGAAGGGGGCCTACGTCGCCCGCTACGGCGAGCGGATCGAGATTCCGGAGGGCCACATCGGCTTCGTCTACCCGCGTTCGTCGCTGATGCGAAATTCCTGCATGCTCAACACCGCCGTCTGGGACGCCGGCTATGAGGGCCGCGGCGAGGGACTGTTGCAGGTCCACCACGACGTCGAGATCGCGCGCGGTGCGCGAATCGCCCAACTCGTCCTCGCCGAAGCCGACCACGAGGACGTCTACGACGGCAGTTACCAGGGCGAGAACCTCGAGTAG
- a CDS encoding CopD family protein has translation MIDTFLARTAHLVFAALWAGSVFYVAFVVLPLARDGEFNTTRPLEAISGKLTTISRVSSLALLLSGGHLAGRGYTFESLVGTTNGRLVLVMVGLWLVLTGLVEVGSKRLESGLNGKKLREPAANVLGLYRVAAVVGIALLVVAGVITSGVAASL, from the coding sequence ATGATCGATACGTTTCTCGCACGGACGGCACACCTGGTGTTCGCCGCGCTCTGGGCCGGCAGCGTCTTCTACGTCGCGTTCGTCGTGCTGCCGCTCGCCCGCGACGGCGAGTTCAACACGACGCGACCGCTCGAGGCGATTTCGGGCAAACTCACGACGATCTCGCGCGTGAGTTCGCTCGCTCTGCTGCTTTCCGGCGGCCACCTCGCGGGCCGGGGGTACACGTTCGAGAGCCTCGTCGGGACGACGAACGGCCGGCTCGTGCTCGTGATGGTCGGCCTCTGGCTGGTCCTGACCGGACTCGTCGAGGTCGGCAGCAAGCGCCTCGAGTCGGGACTCAACGGGAAGAAACTGCGCGAACCCGCAGCAAACGTCCTGGGACTCTACCGCGTGGCAGCTGTCGTCGGAATCGCGCTCCTCGTGGTCGCAGGCGTGATCACGTCGGGCGTTGCTGCGTCTCTCTAA
- the gnd gene encoding phosphogluconate dehydrogenase (NAD(+)-dependent, decarboxylating), with protein sequence MQLGVIGLGRMGQIVVDRTLEAGHDVVAFDLDAEAVATAADAGADPAESMEDLVDRLGDGKRIWLMVPAGEAVDATLEELEPHLDADDVVVDGGNSYFEDSVRRAESCPAAYLDCGTSGGPAGAELGFSLMVGGPEWAYEELAPVFDAVATGPDGHERMGPAGSGHYVKMIHNGVEYALMQAYGEGFELLHEGRYDLDLESVASVWNNGAVIRSWLLELCEEAFREEGNDLGTVADRVEGGSTGTWTVQEALEQEVPLPLIYTALAERFGSRADDGRFSRRLANRLRYGFGRHEVPRRE encoded by the coding sequence ATGCAACTGGGCGTAATCGGACTCGGACGCATGGGACAGATCGTGGTCGACCGCACGCTCGAGGCGGGCCACGACGTCGTCGCCTTCGACCTCGACGCGGAGGCCGTCGCGACGGCGGCCGACGCGGGCGCCGACCCCGCGGAGTCGATGGAGGATCTGGTCGACCGCCTCGGCGACGGCAAGCGCATCTGGCTGATGGTCCCCGCCGGCGAGGCCGTCGACGCGACGCTCGAGGAACTCGAGCCCCACCTCGATGCCGACGATGTGGTCGTCGACGGCGGCAACTCCTACTTCGAGGATTCCGTGCGCCGCGCCGAGTCCTGTCCCGCGGCCTACCTCGATTGCGGCACCTCGGGCGGCCCCGCGGGCGCGGAACTGGGCTTCTCGCTGATGGTCGGCGGCCCCGAGTGGGCCTACGAGGAACTCGCGCCCGTCTTCGACGCCGTCGCGACGGGACCGGACGGCCACGAGCGCATGGGGCCCGCAGGCTCGGGCCACTACGTCAAGATGATCCACAACGGCGTCGAGTACGCGCTGATGCAGGCCTACGGCGAAGGGTTCGAACTGCTGCACGAGGGGCGGTACGACCTCGACCTCGAGTCGGTCGCCTCCGTCTGGAACAACGGCGCGGTCATCCGCTCGTGGCTGCTCGAACTCTGCGAGGAGGCGTTCCGCGAGGAGGGTAACGACCTCGGCACCGTCGCCGACCGCGTCGAGGGCGGCTCGACCGGCACCTGGACCGTTCAGGAGGCCCTCGAGCAGGAGGTCCCGCTACCGCTGATCTACACGGCGCTGGCCGAGCGGTTCGGCTCGCGGGCCGACGACGGCCGATTCTCGCGCCGACTGGCGAACCGGCTCCGATACGGCTTCGGTCGCCACGAGGTTCCGCGGCGCGAGTAA
- a CDS encoding orc1/cdc6 family replication initiation protein: MPRFERKQNIFRNKDALGESYQPERIEERDEEIEAYMDALQPIIDGWEPNNIFLYGNTGVGKTAVTEYLLDVLQEDVTEYDDVDLSVLSVNCKTLNSSYQVAIELVNTLRPDGAEISTTGYPQQTVFKKLYSELEALGGTVVIVLDEIDSIGDRDELLYELPRARSNGYLESTKVGLIGISNDFKFREQLDPRVQDTLCERELQFPPYEADELTNILESRAEVAIAEDACETGVLNLCAALAARDSGSARQALDLLRLAGEVAENNDDPTIREDHVDQARSKLEQERVEEGMRELTTHGRLALLAVVSKAAKESTPCRTRELYQEYESLCESSGTDSLAQRSVHNHLSDLRMLGILSAKENRSGSRGNYYSYELDVPFSSAVDAMADVLYLDDEIETIRDIARMNGVA; the protein is encoded by the coding sequence ATGCCTCGGTTCGAGCGGAAGCAGAACATCTTCAGAAACAAGGACGCCCTGGGGGAGTCGTACCAGCCCGAACGGATCGAAGAACGGGACGAGGAGATCGAGGCCTACATGGACGCGCTCCAGCCGATCATCGACGGGTGGGAACCGAACAACATCTTTCTCTACGGCAACACTGGCGTCGGCAAGACCGCCGTCACCGAGTACCTCCTCGACGTCCTGCAGGAAGACGTCACCGAGTACGACGACGTCGACCTCTCCGTGCTCAGCGTCAACTGCAAGACCCTGAACTCCTCCTACCAGGTCGCGATCGAACTCGTCAACACCCTCCGCCCCGACGGCGCCGAAATCAGTACCACCGGCTATCCGCAGCAGACCGTCTTCAAGAAACTCTACAGCGAACTCGAGGCGCTCGGCGGCACGGTCGTCATCGTCCTCGACGAAATCGACTCGATCGGCGACCGGGACGAACTGCTCTACGAACTCCCCCGCGCCCGCTCGAACGGCTACCTCGAGTCGACGAAGGTCGGCCTCATCGGGATCAGCAACGACTTCAAGTTCCGCGAACAGCTCGATCCGCGGGTGCAGGACACCCTCTGCGAGCGCGAACTGCAGTTTCCACCATACGAGGCGGACGAACTGACCAACATCCTCGAGTCCCGAGCCGAGGTCGCCATCGCGGAGGACGCCTGCGAGACCGGCGTCTTGAACCTCTGTGCCGCCCTCGCGGCCCGCGACAGCGGGAGCGCCCGACAGGCGCTGGACCTGCTGCGACTCGCCGGCGAAGTCGCGGAGAACAACGACGACCCGACGATCCGCGAGGACCACGTTGATCAGGCCCGCTCGAAACTCGAGCAGGAGCGCGTCGAGGAGGGCATGCGGGAGCTGACGACCCACGGTCGACTCGCCCTGCTGGCGGTCGTCTCCAAGGCTGCCAAGGAGTCGACGCCCTGCCGGACGCGAGAGCTCTACCAGGAGTACGAGTCGCTCTGCGAGTCCTCTGGAACAGACTCGCTCGCCCAGCGATCCGTGCACAACCACCTCTCGGACCTCCGGATGCTCGGCATCCTCTCCGCGAAGGAGAACCGCAGCGGCTCCCGGGGGAACTACTACAGCTACGAACTCGATGTCCCCTTCTCGAGCGCCGTCGACGCGATGGCGGACGTGCTCTACCTCGACGACGAAATCGAGACGATCCGCGACATCGCCCGGATGAACGGCGTGGCCTGA
- a CDS encoding HNH endonuclease, translated as MGDEKLTIAVRFFGGAGNYTDVLERFCKHVLADSPSEAAAIDWIRSNTRATSDDGIRRRLAFLERIGLLEIESGRIRLTQRGMEWLSETDPAVLYELLAEHVRGFDTILEALLDGPKTDAELGDAIESEHAEVDWNDAAGPAQHRGWLQSLGYVERSDGVNSLTDPGRELARRRTSDAPDLERGEFYTQSELEAVLDTSFGAYIKGINPRTDENGDLEFVVVKAREDGPYADDLADERFTYIGEGLPEKGDQRRTAANNALVEQAERSTVPVYFFYHPADRDDLRYEGLVDVVDAEYVSRDGRMVYEFTMERLDLEHPAAFQTLAASVTDEADDDTEEPALTDADEDYTTVQRRVRSSAFRSEVKSAYEHRCAICGAARKAPDGTRDIEAAHIYPKRENGRDTIRNGLALCRLHHWAFDAGWLAISDDYRVLVADRPNLEGYEEFAALENEALKLPTDENKRPHAAFLAAHRERHGFE; from the coding sequence ATGGGAGACGAGAAACTCACGATCGCCGTTCGATTCTTCGGCGGCGCGGGGAACTACACCGACGTCCTCGAGCGGTTCTGCAAACACGTCCTCGCGGACTCCCCGTCCGAAGCGGCGGCGATCGACTGGATCAGATCGAACACGCGGGCGACAAGCGACGACGGGATCCGACGTCGACTCGCGTTTCTCGAGCGCATCGGCCTGCTCGAGATCGAATCCGGCCGCATCCGTCTCACGCAGCGCGGCATGGAGTGGCTCTCGGAGACGGATCCCGCGGTGCTCTACGAACTCCTCGCCGAGCACGTTCGCGGGTTCGACACGATACTCGAGGCGCTGCTCGACGGACCGAAGACGGACGCCGAGTTGGGCGACGCAATTGAATCCGAGCACGCCGAGGTCGACTGGAACGACGCCGCCGGTCCCGCCCAACACCGCGGCTGGCTGCAGAGTCTCGGCTACGTCGAGCGATCTGACGGCGTAAACTCGCTCACCGATCCCGGGCGAGAACTGGCCCGCCGCCGTACGTCCGACGCTCCCGATCTCGAGCGCGGCGAGTTCTACACCCAGTCCGAACTCGAGGCGGTGCTCGATACCAGCTTCGGCGCGTACATCAAGGGGATCAACCCCCGAACGGACGAGAACGGCGACCTCGAGTTCGTCGTCGTCAAAGCTCGCGAGGACGGGCCGTACGCCGACGACCTCGCGGACGAGCGGTTCACCTACATCGGCGAGGGGCTGCCGGAAAAGGGAGATCAGCGCCGCACGGCCGCAAACAACGCGCTCGTCGAGCAAGCTGAACGATCGACCGTTCCCGTCTACTTCTTCTATCATCCGGCGGACCGCGACGACCTCCGATACGAGGGCTTGGTCGACGTCGTCGACGCCGAGTACGTCTCCCGAGACGGTCGCATGGTCTACGAGTTCACGATGGAACGGCTCGACCTCGAGCATCCGGCGGCGTTCCAGACGCTCGCGGCGTCCGTCACCGACGAAGCGGACGACGATACCGAGGAACCGGCGTTGACCGACGCCGACGAGGACTATACGACCGTTCAACGACGCGTTCGCTCGAGCGCGTTCCGATCGGAAGTCAAATCCGCGTACGAGCACCGCTGCGCGATCTGCGGCGCCGCGCGCAAGGCGCCGGACGGCACGCGCGATATCGAGGCCGCACACATCTATCCGAAGCGCGAGAACGGTCGCGACACCATTCGGAACGGACTCGCCCTCTGTCGGCTCCACCACTGGGCGTTCGACGCCGGCTGGCTGGCGATTTCCGATGACTACCGCGTGTTGGTCGCGGATCGACCGAATCTCGAGGGGTACGAGGAGTTCGCCGCTCTCGAGAACGAGGCGCTGAAACTTCCCACCGACGAGAACAAACGCCCGCATGCGGCCTTCCTCGCTGCGCATCGAGAACGACACGGATTCGAGTAG
- a CDS encoding DCC1-like thiol-disulfide oxidoreductase family protein, with protein MTESDAEATLVYDDDCGFCTWWAEYFDDRTNDVRIVGFSDLTPELRERLPEHYEACSHLMTDEGVYSCGASIEETLARVEGGGVRDVVDFLRNFEDYGRLRETGYRWVADNRDLWGRLVSKTPPARRESESESESESNDER; from the coding sequence ATGACCGAATCCGACGCCGAAGCAACGCTCGTCTACGACGACGACTGCGGCTTCTGTACGTGGTGGGCCGAATACTTCGACGACCGGACGAACGACGTCCGCATCGTCGGCTTCAGCGACCTCACGCCCGAACTGCGCGAGCGACTGCCCGAACACTACGAGGCGTGTTCGCACCTGATGACCGACGAGGGCGTCTACTCCTGCGGCGCCTCGATCGAGGAGACGCTCGCTCGCGTCGAAGGCGGCGGCGTCCGCGACGTGGTCGACTTCCTCCGCAACTTCGAGGACTACGGCCGCCTCCGCGAGACCGGCTACCGCTGGGTCGCGGACAACCGCGATCTGTGGGGCCGTCTCGTCTCGAAGACGCCGCCGGCGAGGCGAGAGTCGGAGTCCGAATCCGAGTCGGAATCGAACGACGAGCGCTGA
- a CDS encoding lipase maturation factor family protein produces the protein MLHGEEFWLVRFLFQRGLALLYLLAFLVAAFQFRPLAGEDGLLPLERYVEGVSFRDRPSLFYYYPSDRVIGVAAWTGVALAALTLFAAPYWSVVPDAYATPVSMVLWAAMWALYLSFVNAGQVFYGYGWESMLLETGFLAIFLGAGSAAPPVVVLVLVQWVLFRNMFGAGLIKLRGDECWRDLSCMDHHYETQPIPNPASWFAHHLPDRFHRVETFGNHAVELLIPFLYFAPQPWSSLAGAATIGFMGWLMLTGNFAWLNALTIVLAIATFSDGALEAAFPFPLPIAAPEAAPTPTYLQALSILLAVFVLALSVRPARNMLSRSQTMNTAFDPLHLVNTYGAFGSITRDRYEIVIEGTTDEEITENTEWHEYRFKGKPTDPERRPPQVAPYHLRLDWQLWFAAMSPSPRRHPWFLRLLEKVLEGDDAVRGLLAEDPFADAGETPEHVRAIRYRYRYTTPAERAETGRWWRRERVGTYVSPVSSSEVRLRRRPLR, from the coding sequence ATGCTCCACGGCGAGGAGTTCTGGCTCGTGCGCTTCCTGTTCCAGCGGGGACTCGCCCTGCTGTACCTGCTGGCCTTCCTCGTGGCGGCCTTCCAGTTCCGGCCGCTGGCCGGCGAGGACGGCCTGCTCCCCCTCGAGCGGTACGTCGAGGGGGTCTCGTTCCGGGATCGGCCGAGCCTCTTTTACTACTATCCGAGCGACCGCGTCATCGGCGTCGCGGCCTGGACCGGCGTCGCGCTCGCTGCGCTGACGCTTTTCGCCGCGCCGTACTGGTCCGTCGTCCCCGACGCCTACGCGACGCCCGTCTCGATGGTGCTGTGGGCAGCGATGTGGGCGTTGTACCTCTCCTTCGTCAACGCCGGGCAGGTCTTCTACGGCTACGGCTGGGAATCGATGCTGCTCGAGACGGGCTTTCTGGCGATCTTTTTGGGCGCCGGCTCTGCGGCGCCGCCGGTGGTCGTGCTCGTCCTCGTCCAGTGGGTGCTGTTCCGCAACATGTTCGGCGCGGGACTGATCAAGCTCCGCGGGGACGAGTGCTGGCGCGACCTGAGCTGCATGGACCACCACTACGAGACTCAGCCGATTCCGAACCCGGCAAGCTGGTTCGCCCATCACCTCCCGGATCGGTTCCACCGCGTGGAGACGTTCGGCAACCACGCCGTCGAGCTACTGATCCCGTTCCTCTACTTCGCGCCCCAGCCCTGGTCCTCGCTCGCCGGCGCCGCGACGATCGGCTTCATGGGCTGGCTGATGCTCACCGGTAACTTCGCGTGGCTGAACGCGCTGACTATCGTCCTCGCGATCGCGACCTTCAGCGACGGCGCGCTCGAGGCGGCGTTCCCGTTCCCGCTTCCGATCGCCGCGCCCGAAGCGGCCCCGACGCCGACGTACCTGCAGGCGCTGTCGATCCTGCTGGCCGTCTTCGTCCTCGCGCTGAGCGTGCGGCCGGCCCGGAACATGCTCTCGCGAAGCCAGACGATGAACACGGCGTTCGACCCGCTGCACCTGGTCAACACCTACGGCGCGTTCGGCTCGATCACGCGCGACCGCTACGAGATCGTGATCGAGGGAACGACCGACGAAGAAATCACCGAGAACACGGAGTGGCACGAGTACCGGTTCAAGGGAAAGCCGACCGACCCCGAGCGGCGGCCGCCCCAGGTCGCGCCGTACCACCTGCGACTCGACTGGCAGCTCTGGTTCGCCGCGATGAGTCCGTCGCCGCGGCGCCACCCGTGGTTTCTGCGCTTACTCGAGAAGGTGCTCGAGGGCGACGACGCCGTGCGTGGGCTGCTCGCCGAGGACCCGTTCGCGGACGCGGGCGAGACGCCCGAGCACGTCCGCGCGATTCGCTACCGCTACCGGTACACGACGCCCGCGGAGCGAGCCGAGACGGGACGGTGGTGGCGCCGCGAGCGCGTCGGCACCTACGTCTCCCCCGTCTCGTCGTCCGAGGTGCGGCTTCGCCGGCGGCCGCTTCGGTGA